GGGCCGACCAGGATCATGAACTCTCCATCCGCAATCGCGAGGTTCATGTCCGTGACCGCCTCTACGCCGTCGGCGTAGCGCTTGGTCACGTGTTCGAAAACTATGCTCGCCACGCCGACCCCTTCTTGCGCGCAACGGGTCGCGCGCGTCGGCTGCGCCGGACGGCCGCAAGGCGCCGCCTGCGGCGGACCTGATTTCTCATGCGTGTGCGGCTGAGGCGCGGCATCCTCACCTGCAGTGTGCGGCTGTGAGTCCCCGGTTCAACACCTCGTCGTGATCGACGAATCGGCGCGGACGATCAGGCGTGAGCTCTTTGAGTCGTCGGCGCTGGACGTGCTGGTGGGCTCAGCCTGCCATCGGCCCGAAGTCCTCGACCCGGATCCTTTTCGACTCGTGGCCAAGCTGGACGAGCAGGCCGGCCGCTCGGCCGACGAATGCGGTCGGGCCGCAGACGAAGATCCTTGGACGTCGTGCGGGGGCGGGCCCAATCGCCTTCAGCATGTCAGCGTCGAGGCGCCGGGCGAACCCCCTCCACGCGGCGGGTGGATCGCGCGTGAACGTGTGATGCACTGCGAGTCCGTCGCCTGCCGCCAGCCGCATGAGCTCGCTGCGATAGAGGACTTCGGCGGGCGAGCCTGTGGAGATGAGCAAGCGCGCGTCGACCGTGCTCGACTTGGCCGCGCGATGGCGCAGCATCGCCATCAACGGCACAAGGCCGGAGCCGTCCGCGACAAGCAGCAGCGGTCCGCCATCGTCGATGCGCCAGGTGAACGCGCCGCCGATGGGACCGCGCAGCTCCAACTCGTCTGCGACGCGAAGCGCCCCCGTCAGGTGAGACGAAACCTCCCCGTCATCGATCCGCTCCACCGTCAACGCCACCTTCGCCCTCTCCGGCGCCGACGCGATCGCATACGAGCGCTCGGCCTGGTAGCCGTCCGCCGCGGTGAGCCGAACGTCGACGTTCTGGCCGGCAACAT
The sequence above is drawn from the Thermoleophilaceae bacterium genome and encodes:
- a CDS encoding ferredoxin reductase; the encoded protein is MTRAPRGWQVATVSRLIEETARAKTIVLDVPGWAGHVAGQNVDVRLTAADGYQAERSYAIASAPERAKVALTVERIDDGEVSSHLTGALRVADELELRGPIGGAFTWRIDDGGPLLLVADGSGLVPLMAMLRHRAAKSSTVDARLLISTGSPAEVLYRSELMRLAAGDGLAVHHTFTRDPPAAWRGFARRLDADMLKAIGPAPARRPRIFVCGPTAFVGRAAGLLVQLGHESKRIRVEDFGPMAG